The following proteins are encoded in a genomic region of Hippocampus zosterae strain Florida chromosome 2, ASM2543408v3, whole genome shotgun sequence:
- the klhl12 gene encoding kelch-like protein 12 has product MCSYSYCLPAVEKVFKSLNDSLSGLRAASGSQGSMAPKDIMTNSHAKSILNAMNSLRKSSTLCDITLRVENADFPAHRIVLAACSDYFCAMFTSELAEKGKSFVDIQGLSASTMEILLDFVYTETVLVTVENVQELLPAACLLQLKGVKRACCDFLESQLDPSNCLGIRDFAETHNCLDLMQAAELFSQKHFSEVVQHEEFMLLSQAEVEKLIKCDEIQVDSEEPVFEAVLNWVKHNRKEREPYLPDMLEFVRMPLLTPRYITDVIDAEPLIRCSLPCRDLVDEAKKFHLRPELRSEMQGPRTQARLGAKEVLLVIGGFGSQQSPIDIVEKYDPKTQEWTFLPNIARKRRYVATVSLHDRVYVIGGFDGRSRLSSVECLDYTADEDGVWYTVATMNVRRGLAGATTLGDMIYVAGGFDGSRRHTSMERYDPNIDQWSMLGDMQTAREGAGLVVASGLIYCLGGYDGLNILNSVERYDPHTGHWTSVTPMATKRSGAGVALLNDHIYVVGGFDGVSHLDSVEVYNIRTDFWTTVASMTTPRCYVGATVLRGRLYAIAGYDGNSLLSSIECYDPVIDSWEVVTSMVTQRCDAGVCVLREK; this is encoded by the exons ATGTGTAGCTATAGTTATTGCCTCCCAGCGGTGGAAAAAGTATTCAAATCGTTAAACG ATTCCTTGAGTGGTTTGAGAGCTGCGAGTGGCTCTCAAGGCAGCATGGCCCCCAAGGACATCATGACCAATTCCCATGCCAAATCCATCCTTAATGCCATGAACTCTCTCCGCAAGAGCAGCACACTCTGCGATATAACGCTACGGGTGGAAAATGCGGATTTTCCAGCTCACCGGATTGTCTTAGCAGCCTGCAGTGACTATTTCTGTGCCATGTTTACCAGTGAG CTTGCAGAGAAGGGCAAATCCTTCGTGGACATCCAGGGGCTGAGCGCGTCGACTATGGAGATCTTGTTGGACTTTGTCTACACAGAGACGGTGCTGGTGACGGTGGAGAACGTGCAAGAGCTGCTCCCCGCGGCATGCCTGCTGCAACTTAAAG GGGTGAAAAGAGCCTGTTGCGATTTTTTGGAGAGCCAACTGGATCCGTCCAATTGTCTGGGCATCCGCGACTTTGCCGAAACGCACAATTGCCTGGACCTGATGCAAGCCGCCGAGCTCTTTTCCCAGAAGCATTTCTCTGAGGTGGTTCAGCATGAGGAGTTCATGCTGCTGAGCCAGGCAGAAGTGGAGAAGCTCATCAAATGTGACGAAATACAA GTGGACTCGGAGGAGCCCGTTTTCGAAGCGGTGCTCAACTGGGTCAAACATAACCGAAAAGAGAGAGAGCCCTATTTGCCCGACATGCTGGAGTTTGTCCGAATGCCGTTGCTGACCCCCCGCTACATCACGGACGTCATCGATGCGGAG CCCCTGATACGCTGCAGTCTGCCCTGTCGCGACCTTGTCGACGAAGCCAAGAAATTTCACCTCAGGCCGGAGTTGAGGAGCGAGATGCAAGGCCCGCGCACACAAGCCAGATTAG GTGCCAAAGAAGTCCTGCTGGTGATCGGCGGCTTCGGCAGCCAGCAGTCGCCAATTGACATTGTGGAGAAATATGACCCGAAAACTCAGGAGTGGACCTTCCTCCCG AACATTGCCAGGAAGCGGCGCTACGTTGCCACGGTGTCTCTCCACGATCGAGTCTACGTGATTGGAGGCTTTGACGGGAGGTCCAGGCTCAGCTCCGTGGAGTGTCTGGACTACACGGCGGACGAGGACGGCGTCTGGTACACCGTCGCCACCATGAATGTGCGCCGTGGCCTGGCTGGAGCCACAACCCTTGGAG ACATGATCTACGTTGCCGGCGGCTTCGACGGCAGTCGACGCCACACCAGCATGGAGCGATATGACCCGAACATCGACCAGTGGAGCATGCTGGGAGATATGCAGACGGCTCGAGAAGGCGCCGGTCTGGTGGTGGCCAGCGGTCTGATCTATTGTCTCG GAGGCTACGATGGACTTAACATACTGAATTCAGTGGAGCGCTACGACCCCCACACAGGCCACTGGACGAGCGTCACCCCGATGGCCACCAAGCGCTCGG GGGCAGGCGTGGCTTTACTCAATGACCACATCTATGTGGTGGGAGGCTTTGACGGGGTTTCCCACCTGGATTCCGTTGAGGTCTATAACATCAGAACCGACTTTTGGACCACTGTGGCCAGCATGACCACACCTCGATGCTACGTGGGAGCGACCGTCCTCCGAGGACGACTGTATGCCATCGCCGG ATACGACGGCAACTCTCTTCTCAGCAGTATCGAATGTTACGATCCCGTGATCGATTCCTGGGAGGTGGTTACCTCCATGGTGACGCAGCGGTGCGACGCGGGAGTCTGCGTTCTACGAGAAAAGTGA